The following coding sequences are from one Onychomys torridus chromosome 14, mOncTor1.1, whole genome shotgun sequence window:
- the Plekhg3 gene encoding pleckstrin homology domain-containing family G member 3 isoform X2, which yields MPVSTALHQDGSQERPPSLMSTTSSSGSSRDSHSAMEEPTNSEASAQNGTGSPWGRHVPNSNNNSSSWLNKKGPLSPFNGHAGTGPAHHKLSYLGRVVREIVETERMYVQDLRSIVEDYLLKIIDTPGLLKPEQVSALFGNIESIYALNSQLLRDLDSCNSDPVAVASCFVERSQEFDIYTQYCNNYPNSVAALTECMQDKQQAKFFRDQQELLQHSLPLGSYLLKPVQRILKYHLLLQEIAKHFDEEEDGFEVVEDAIDTMTCVAWYINDMKRRHEHAVRLQEIQSLLINWKGPDLTTYGELVLEATFRVHRVRNERTFFLFDKILLITKKRGDHFVYKGHIPCSSLMLIESTRDSLCFTVTHYKHSKQQYSIQAKTVEEKRSWTHHIKRLILENHHATIPQKAKEAILEMDSYYPSRYRCSPERLKKAWSQDEVSTHVRQGRRQSEPTRHLLRQLNEKVYAARAAGMKHAGSAGALLDFEQLPRARGLQPEAEGAAPEELEEEEEVVEEDEHQRQTFPVSLEDLAGHEGSEKVPGPELPGSEEEEEEEEESLAVAEQVADFASSLLAALHCWHYRANALLFSRGAMGKRHRESEDSKSCRRPSNQSPTSSEKRMSFESVSSLPEVETDPEPGAEQEDFTALEGPSTEMPSDPESPEALETQLHGPKGLLGVDDPVDAVNFVESEGTEDLKALSSEEEEEEGSTQEPESLLPPSVLDQASVIAERFSRRSSLAMEDGKSSGLGTPRLISRSSSVLSLEGSEKGLARWGSTGDSLSNPPTPEVVINVDMVTDDGPSVNGTESSNVGSGCPTEPDRSSCKKKESALSTRDRQLLDKIKNYYENAEHHDAGFSIRRRESLSYIPKGLVRSSVSRFNSLPKPDSEPAAPAGYKRPGSSRPASWALFDLPGPSQSGTGDLAPVTEAEFRPSSEIVKIWERMESLERSPRTGPGQSQTNGFELQEPLFILEEHELGAITEESAVASPESASPTEQPNPAHLARELKQLVKELSSGVPGELVTPLHPRIVQLSHVMDSHMSERVKNKVYQLARQYSLRIKNIKAARPPLQWDKTAPDRDEQIPAISGLPEEARELSGDKARRRPVLSLLSYEQLMTQEHGTSKSSSAAETSPRRFSLSPSALSPRTTSPGSRPSTRSPLSPYDTETFNWPDVRELCSKYTSHDKAAQAESSWPRGLLVNRSHSLPENIVEPPVSGKVGRSCSLNTKRCQGSGEASQPPPPESPPQSRLNGDESLYITADLTLENNQRVVVMEKGPHPGSTVGLEDGGRKEPSSLGALKGQSQGSEEAAEYQPKEEGPKDPADTNKQGRVRNLREKFQALNSVG from the exons ATGCCCGTCTCTACTGCCCTCCACCAAGATGGCAGCCAGGAGCGGCCACCGAGCCTAATGTCCACCACCTCCTCATCTGGCTCCTCCCGTGACAGCCACAGTGCCATGGAGGAGCCCACCAACTCAGAGGCTTCAGCCCAGAACGGCACAGGCTCCCCTTGGGGCCGGCATGTTCCCAATAGCAACAACAACTCCAGTAGCTGGCTGAACAAGAAGGGACCCCTCTCCCCATTCAACGGCCATGCAGGGACAGGTCCTGCCCATCACAAGCTCAGCTACCTGGGCCGGGTGGTTCGAGAGATTGTGGAAACAGAGCGCATGTATGTGCAGGACCTGCGGAGCATTGTGGAG GACTACCTCTTGAAGATCATTGACACTCCCGGGCTCCTGAAGCCAGAGCAAGTCAGTGCCCTCTTTGGGAACATAGAGAGCATCTATGCACTGAACAG CCAGCTTCTCAGAGACCTGGACAGCTGCAATAGTGACCCTGTGGCTGTGGCCAGCTGCTTCGTGGAAAGG agcCAAGAGTTTGATATCTACACTCAGTATTGCAACAACTACCCCAA CTCAGTGGCAGCCTTGACAGAATGCATGCAGGACAAACAACAGGCCAAGTTCTTCCGAGACCAGCAGGAGCTGCTACAGCACTCCTTGCCTCTGGGCTCCTACCTGCTGAAGCCCGTGCAGCGCATCCTCAAGTACCACCTGCTGCTCCAG GAAATTGCCAAACATTTTGATGAAGAAGAGGATGGCTTCGAGGTGGTGGAGGATGCCATCGACACAATGACCTGTGTGGCCTGGTACATCAATGACATGAAGAGGAGGCATGAGCATGCAGTTCGGCTACAG GAGATCCAGTCGTTGCTCATTAACTGGAAGGGGCCAGACCTGACCACCTATGGAGAACTGGTCCTGGAAGCCACCTTCCGTGTGCACCGCGTGCGCAATGAGAGGACTTTCTTCCTCTTTGACAAGATACTGCTCATCACCAAGAAGCGGGGCGACCACTTCGTCTACAAGGGCCACATTCCG TGCTCCTCATTGATGCTGATCGAAAGCACCAGAGACTCTCTCTGCTTCACTGTTACCCACTATAAGCACAGCAAACAGCAATACAGTATCCAG gcCAAGACAGTAGAGGAGAAACGGAGTTGGACTCATCACATCAAGAGGCTCATCCTGGAGAACCACCATGCCACCATCCCCCAAAAG GCCAAGGAAGCCATCTTGGAAATGGACTCTTATT ATCCCAGTAGGTACCGCTGCAGCCCAGAGCGGCTGAAGAAGGCGTGGTCCCAGGATGAGGTGTCTACGCATGTGCGCCAAGGTCGCCGGCAGTCTG AGCCAACCAGACACCTGCTCAGGCAGCTGAATGAAAAAG TGTACGCAGCCAGAGCAGCAGGAATGAAG CATGCAGGCAGTGCTGGAGCCCTCCTGGACTTTGAGCAGCTGCCCCGTGCACGGGGCCTGCAGCCAGAGGCTGAGGGGGCTGCCccggaggagctggaggaagaggaggaggtagtGGAGGAAGATGAACATCAGCGGCAGACCTTCCCAGTCTCCCTGGAGGACTTGGCAGGGCATGAAGGCAGTGAGAAGGTGCCTGGGCCAGAGCTCCCAGgctcagaggaggaagaggaggaggaggaggagagtctAGCAGTGGCCGAGCAGGTAGCTGACTTTGCCAGCTCCCTGCTGGCTGCCCTCCACTGCTGGCACTATCGGGCCAACGCTTTACTTTTCTCCCGGGGTGCTATG GGGAAGAGACACAGGGAGTCTGAAGACTCTAAAAGTTGCAGGAGGCCCAGCAACCAGTCTCCAACCAGCTCGGAGAAACGCATGAGCTTCGAGTCTGTTTCTTCCCTGCCAGAG GTTGAGACAGATCCTGAGCCCGGGGCCGAGCAGGAGGACTTTACTGCCTTGGAAGGTCCCAGTACTGAGATGCCTTCAGACCCAGAATCTCCAGAAGCTCTGGAAACACAGCTTCATGGCCCCAAGGGGCTGCTGGGGGTAGACGACCCGGTTGATGCGGTGAACTTTGTGGAGTCAGAGGGCACCGAGGACCTTAAGGCCCTGAgtagtgaggaggaggaagaggagggatccACCCAGGAGCCCGAGAGCCTCCTGCCACCCTCAGTGCTAGACCAGGCCAGTGTCATTGCTGAGCGGTTCTCCCGGCGGAGCAGCCTGGCAATGGAGGACGGCAAGTCCAGTGGTCTTGGGACACCACGGCTTATCAGCCGGAGCAGCAGTGTGCTCAGCCTGGAGGGCAGTGAGAAGGGCCTAGCCCGCTGGGGCAGCACTGGGGACTCCCTCAGCAACCCCCCCACCCCTGAAGTGGTCATCAATGTAGACATGGTCACGGACGATGGCCCTTCTGTCAATGGGACAGAATCCTCAAATGTAGGCTCAGGCTGCCCTACAGAACCGGACAGATCTTCCTGCAAGAAAAAGGAATCAGCGTTGTCCACCAGAGACCGGCAGTTACTGGACAAAATTAAGAACTACTATGAAAATGCAGAGCACCATGATGCGGGCTTCAGCATCCGTCGGCGGGAGAGCCTCTCCTACATCCCTAAAGGACTGGTGCGTAGCTCCGTGTCCAGGTTCAACAGCCTTCCCAAGCCAGATTCAGAGCCAGCAGCTCCGGCTGGGTACAAGAGGCCAGGGAGTTCTCGGCCAGCCTCATGGGCCTTGTTTGACCTCCCAGGACCCAGCCAGTCAGGCACAGGGGACCTAGCTCCTGTCACAGAGGCTGAGTTCCGCCCATCTTCAGAAATTGTGAAGATATGGGAGAGAATGGAGTCTTTGGAGAGGAGTCCACGAACAGGGCCGGGCCAGAGCCAGACCAATGGCTTTGAGCTACAAGAGCCGCTGTTCATCTTGGAGGAACATGAGTTGGGGGCCATCACTGAGGAGTCTGCCGTTGCCTCTCCTGAAAGCGCCTCCCCCACTGAGCAGCCCAACCCTGCCCACCTGGCCCGGGAGCTGAAGCAGCTGGTGaaagagctgagcagtggtgTCCCGGGGGAGCTGGTGACCCCACTGCATCCCCGTATTGTGCAGCTCTCTCATGTGATGGACAGCCATATGAGTGAGCGTGTCAAGAACAAGGTCTACCAGCTGGCCCGCCAGTACAGCCTCCGAATTAAGAACATCAAGGCAGCTAGGCCACCTCTGCAGTGGGATAAAACAGCTCCTGACAGGGATGAGCAGATCCCCGCCATCTCTGGCCTGCCGGAAGAAGCCAGAGAGTTGTCAGGGGACAAAG ccagGAGGAGGCCTGTGCTATCCCTCCTCAGCTATGAGCAGCTGATGACTCAGGAGCACGGCACCTCCAAGTCGTCCTCTGCTGCGGAGACCTCCCCACGCCGATTCTCCCTCAGCCCTTCTGCACTCAGCCCAAGAACCACCTCCCCCGGGTCCCGGCCCTCCACTCGGAGCCCCCTCAGCCCCTATGACACTGAGACCTTCAACTGGCCTGATGTCCGAGAGCTCTGCTCCAAGTATACGTCCCACGACAAGGCTGCCCAAGCTGAGAGCAGCTGGCCACGCGGCCTGCTGGTCAACCGGAGCCACTCCTTGCCTGAGAACATAGTCGAGCCTCCTGTGTCTGGCAAGGTGGGCCGCTCCTGCAGCCTGAACACTAAGAGGTGCCAGGGCAGTGGGGAGGcctcccagcctccacctcccgaaTCTCCTCCCCAAAGCAGGCTGAATGGAGATGAATCCCTGTATATCACCGCAGACCTTACCCTGGAGAACAACCAGCGAGTGGTTGTCATGGAGAAGGGGCCCCATCCTGGCTCCACTGTGGGGCTGGAGGATGGGGGCAGGAAGGAACCAAGTTCACTCGGAGCTTTGAAGGGACAGAGCCAAGGTTCTGAGGAGGCTGCAGAGTACCAGCCCAAGGAAGAAGGTCCCAAGGACCCAGCAGACACAAACAAGCAGGGTAGAGTGAGGAACCTGA
- the Plekhg3 gene encoding pleckstrin homology domain-containing family G member 3 isoform X4 → MGALLRKANLPEVTVPGSDARMPVSTALHQDGSQERPPSLMSTTSSSGSSRDSHSAMEEPTNSEASAQNGTGSPWGRHVPNSNNNSSSWLNKKGPLSPFNGHAGTGPAHHKLSYLGRVVREIVETERMYVQDLRSIVEDYLLKIIDTPGLLKPEQVSALFGNIESIYALNSQLLRDLDSCNSDPVAVASCFVERSQEFDIYTQYCNNYPNSVAALTECMQDKQQAKFFRDQQELLQHSLPLGSYLLKPVQRILKYHLLLQEIAKHFDEEEDGFEVVEDAIDTMTCVAWYINDMKRRHEHAVRLQEIQSLLINWKGPDLTTYGELVLEATFRVHRVRNERTFFLFDKILLITKKRGDHFVYKGHIPCSSLMLIESTRDSLCFTVTHYKHSKQQYSIQAKTVEEKRSWTHHIKRLILENHHATIPQKAKEAILEMDSYYPSRYRCSPERLKKAWSQDEVSTHVRQGRRQSEPTRHLLRQLNEKVYAARAAGMKGKRHRESEDSKSCRRPSNQSPTSSEKRMSFESVSSLPEVETDPEPGAEQEDFTALEGPSTEMPSDPESPEALETQLHGPKGLLGVDDPVDAVNFVESEGTEDLKALSSEEEEEEGSTQEPESLLPPSVLDQASVIAERFSRRSSLAMEDGKSSGLGTPRLISRSSSVLSLEGSEKGLARWGSTGDSLSNPPTPEVVINVDMVTDDGPSVNGTESSNVGSGCPTEPDRSSCKKKESALSTRDRQLLDKIKNYYENAEHHDAGFSIRRRESLSYIPKGLVRSSVSRFNSLPKPDSEPAAPAGYKRPGSSRPASWALFDLPGPSQSGTGDLAPVTEAEFRPSSEIVKIWERMESLERSPRTGPGQSQTNGFELQEPLFILEEHELGAITEESAVASPESASPTEQPNPAHLARELKQLVKELSSGVPGELVTPLHPRIVQLSHVMDSHMSERVKNKVYQLARQYSLRIKNIKAARPPLQWDKTAPDRDEQIPAISGLPEEARELSGDKARRRPVLSLLSYEQLMTQEHGTSKSSSAAETSPRRFSLSPSALSPRTTSPGSRPSTRSPLSPYDTETFNWPDVRELCSKYTSHDKAAQAESSWPRGLLVNRSHSLPENIVEPPVSGKVGRSCSLNTKRCQGSGEASQPPPPESPPQSRLNGDESLYITADLTLENNQRVVVMEKGPHPGSTVGLEDGGRKEPSSLGALKGQSQGSEEAAEYQPKEEGPKDPADTNKQGRVRNLREKFQALNSVG, encoded by the exons ATGGGAGCCCTTTTGAGGAAAGCG AATCTCCCCGAGGTGACAGTCCCGGGCAGCGATGCCAGGATGCCCGTCTCTACTGCCCTCCACCAAGATGGCAGCCAGGAGCGGCCACCGAGCCTAATGTCCACCACCTCCTCATCTGGCTCCTCCCGTGACAGCCACAGTGCCATGGAGGAGCCCACCAACTCAGAGGCTTCAGCCCAGAACGGCACAGGCTCCCCTTGGGGCCGGCATGTTCCCAATAGCAACAACAACTCCAGTAGCTGGCTGAACAAGAAGGGACCCCTCTCCCCATTCAACGGCCATGCAGGGACAGGTCCTGCCCATCACAAGCTCAGCTACCTGGGCCGGGTGGTTCGAGAGATTGTGGAAACAGAGCGCATGTATGTGCAGGACCTGCGGAGCATTGTGGAG GACTACCTCTTGAAGATCATTGACACTCCCGGGCTCCTGAAGCCAGAGCAAGTCAGTGCCCTCTTTGGGAACATAGAGAGCATCTATGCACTGAACAG CCAGCTTCTCAGAGACCTGGACAGCTGCAATAGTGACCCTGTGGCTGTGGCCAGCTGCTTCGTGGAAAGG agcCAAGAGTTTGATATCTACACTCAGTATTGCAACAACTACCCCAA CTCAGTGGCAGCCTTGACAGAATGCATGCAGGACAAACAACAGGCCAAGTTCTTCCGAGACCAGCAGGAGCTGCTACAGCACTCCTTGCCTCTGGGCTCCTACCTGCTGAAGCCCGTGCAGCGCATCCTCAAGTACCACCTGCTGCTCCAG GAAATTGCCAAACATTTTGATGAAGAAGAGGATGGCTTCGAGGTGGTGGAGGATGCCATCGACACAATGACCTGTGTGGCCTGGTACATCAATGACATGAAGAGGAGGCATGAGCATGCAGTTCGGCTACAG GAGATCCAGTCGTTGCTCATTAACTGGAAGGGGCCAGACCTGACCACCTATGGAGAACTGGTCCTGGAAGCCACCTTCCGTGTGCACCGCGTGCGCAATGAGAGGACTTTCTTCCTCTTTGACAAGATACTGCTCATCACCAAGAAGCGGGGCGACCACTTCGTCTACAAGGGCCACATTCCG TGCTCCTCATTGATGCTGATCGAAAGCACCAGAGACTCTCTCTGCTTCACTGTTACCCACTATAAGCACAGCAAACAGCAATACAGTATCCAG gcCAAGACAGTAGAGGAGAAACGGAGTTGGACTCATCACATCAAGAGGCTCATCCTGGAGAACCACCATGCCACCATCCCCCAAAAG GCCAAGGAAGCCATCTTGGAAATGGACTCTTATT ATCCCAGTAGGTACCGCTGCAGCCCAGAGCGGCTGAAGAAGGCGTGGTCCCAGGATGAGGTGTCTACGCATGTGCGCCAAGGTCGCCGGCAGTCTG AGCCAACCAGACACCTGCTCAGGCAGCTGAATGAAAAAG TGTACGCAGCCAGAGCAGCAGGAATGAAG GGGAAGAGACACAGGGAGTCTGAAGACTCTAAAAGTTGCAGGAGGCCCAGCAACCAGTCTCCAACCAGCTCGGAGAAACGCATGAGCTTCGAGTCTGTTTCTTCCCTGCCAGAG GTTGAGACAGATCCTGAGCCCGGGGCCGAGCAGGAGGACTTTACTGCCTTGGAAGGTCCCAGTACTGAGATGCCTTCAGACCCAGAATCTCCAGAAGCTCTGGAAACACAGCTTCATGGCCCCAAGGGGCTGCTGGGGGTAGACGACCCGGTTGATGCGGTGAACTTTGTGGAGTCAGAGGGCACCGAGGACCTTAAGGCCCTGAgtagtgaggaggaggaagaggagggatccACCCAGGAGCCCGAGAGCCTCCTGCCACCCTCAGTGCTAGACCAGGCCAGTGTCATTGCTGAGCGGTTCTCCCGGCGGAGCAGCCTGGCAATGGAGGACGGCAAGTCCAGTGGTCTTGGGACACCACGGCTTATCAGCCGGAGCAGCAGTGTGCTCAGCCTGGAGGGCAGTGAGAAGGGCCTAGCCCGCTGGGGCAGCACTGGGGACTCCCTCAGCAACCCCCCCACCCCTGAAGTGGTCATCAATGTAGACATGGTCACGGACGATGGCCCTTCTGTCAATGGGACAGAATCCTCAAATGTAGGCTCAGGCTGCCCTACAGAACCGGACAGATCTTCCTGCAAGAAAAAGGAATCAGCGTTGTCCACCAGAGACCGGCAGTTACTGGACAAAATTAAGAACTACTATGAAAATGCAGAGCACCATGATGCGGGCTTCAGCATCCGTCGGCGGGAGAGCCTCTCCTACATCCCTAAAGGACTGGTGCGTAGCTCCGTGTCCAGGTTCAACAGCCTTCCCAAGCCAGATTCAGAGCCAGCAGCTCCGGCTGGGTACAAGAGGCCAGGGAGTTCTCGGCCAGCCTCATGGGCCTTGTTTGACCTCCCAGGACCCAGCCAGTCAGGCACAGGGGACCTAGCTCCTGTCACAGAGGCTGAGTTCCGCCCATCTTCAGAAATTGTGAAGATATGGGAGAGAATGGAGTCTTTGGAGAGGAGTCCACGAACAGGGCCGGGCCAGAGCCAGACCAATGGCTTTGAGCTACAAGAGCCGCTGTTCATCTTGGAGGAACATGAGTTGGGGGCCATCACTGAGGAGTCTGCCGTTGCCTCTCCTGAAAGCGCCTCCCCCACTGAGCAGCCCAACCCTGCCCACCTGGCCCGGGAGCTGAAGCAGCTGGTGaaagagctgagcagtggtgTCCCGGGGGAGCTGGTGACCCCACTGCATCCCCGTATTGTGCAGCTCTCTCATGTGATGGACAGCCATATGAGTGAGCGTGTCAAGAACAAGGTCTACCAGCTGGCCCGCCAGTACAGCCTCCGAATTAAGAACATCAAGGCAGCTAGGCCACCTCTGCAGTGGGATAAAACAGCTCCTGACAGGGATGAGCAGATCCCCGCCATCTCTGGCCTGCCGGAAGAAGCCAGAGAGTTGTCAGGGGACAAAG ccagGAGGAGGCCTGTGCTATCCCTCCTCAGCTATGAGCAGCTGATGACTCAGGAGCACGGCACCTCCAAGTCGTCCTCTGCTGCGGAGACCTCCCCACGCCGATTCTCCCTCAGCCCTTCTGCACTCAGCCCAAGAACCACCTCCCCCGGGTCCCGGCCCTCCACTCGGAGCCCCCTCAGCCCCTATGACACTGAGACCTTCAACTGGCCTGATGTCCGAGAGCTCTGCTCCAAGTATACGTCCCACGACAAGGCTGCCCAAGCTGAGAGCAGCTGGCCACGCGGCCTGCTGGTCAACCGGAGCCACTCCTTGCCTGAGAACATAGTCGAGCCTCCTGTGTCTGGCAAGGTGGGCCGCTCCTGCAGCCTGAACACTAAGAGGTGCCAGGGCAGTGGGGAGGcctcccagcctccacctcccgaaTCTCCTCCCCAAAGCAGGCTGAATGGAGATGAATCCCTGTATATCACCGCAGACCTTACCCTGGAGAACAACCAGCGAGTGGTTGTCATGGAGAAGGGGCCCCATCCTGGCTCCACTGTGGGGCTGGAGGATGGGGGCAGGAAGGAACCAAGTTCACTCGGAGCTTTGAAGGGACAGAGCCAAGGTTCTGAGGAGGCTGCAGAGTACCAGCCCAAGGAAGAAGGTCCCAAGGACCCAGCAGACACAAACAAGCAGGGTAGAGTGAGGAACCTGA